A single genomic interval of Alistipes provencensis harbors:
- a CDS encoding acyltransferase family protein translates to MKPQPTKPTAPQRLLSLDALRGFDMFFIMGFAGLVVALCKLRPGGFADWMSAQMGHAEWDGFFHHDTIFPLFLFIAGISFPFSLAKQREKGIGERSIYTKVIRRGLTLVALGLVYNGLFNLDFATLRLPSVLGRIGLAWMFAAMLFIRFGIRTRIALAAGILVGYGLLLQFVGAPDAAGAGPLTEAGNIVGYIDRTIMPAHLYGNRGFDPEGLLSTLPAIVTAMLGMFTGEFVRRSEEQISGSRKALRMAAGAALLLVLALCLDPLQPVNKKLWTPAFVFAAGAYSLGMFALFYYIIDVRQWRRWSYFFQVIGLNSITIYMLQRIVRVSYTSEFFFGGLASKFSPEVASVIFSAGYVTVCWLLLRFLDRKKIYLKV, encoded by the coding sequence ATGAAACCTCAACCGACCAAACCGACCGCCCCGCAGCGGCTTCTCTCGCTCGACGCCCTGCGGGGTTTTGACATGTTCTTCATCATGGGCTTCGCAGGGCTCGTCGTCGCCCTGTGCAAACTCCGGCCCGGCGGTTTCGCCGACTGGATGTCGGCCCAGATGGGGCATGCCGAGTGGGACGGGTTCTTCCACCACGACACCATCTTCCCGCTGTTCCTCTTCATCGCGGGCATCTCGTTCCCCTTCTCGCTGGCCAAGCAACGTGAAAAAGGGATCGGCGAACGGAGCATCTACACGAAGGTGATCCGCCGCGGGCTGACGCTGGTGGCGCTGGGACTGGTCTACAACGGGCTGTTCAACCTCGACTTCGCGACGCTGCGCCTGCCGAGCGTGCTGGGCCGCATCGGACTGGCGTGGATGTTCGCGGCGATGCTGTTCATCCGGTTCGGAATACGCACGCGCATCGCCCTTGCCGCCGGGATTCTCGTCGGTTACGGACTGCTGCTGCAATTCGTCGGGGCGCCCGACGCCGCAGGGGCCGGACCGCTGACCGAAGCGGGCAACATCGTGGGCTACATCGACCGGACGATCATGCCGGCACACCTCTACGGCAACCGGGGATTCGACCCCGAAGGGTTGCTGAGCACCCTGCCGGCCATCGTGACGGCCATGCTGGGCATGTTCACGGGCGAATTCGTCCGCCGTTCCGAGGAGCAGATTTCCGGCAGCCGCAAAGCGCTCCGGATGGCCGCCGGGGCCGCCCTGCTGTTGGTGCTCGCGCTCTGCCTCGACCCGTTGCAGCCCGTCAACAAGAAACTCTGGACCCCGGCTTTCGTCTTTGCCGCAGGGGCTTATTCGCTGGGGATGTTCGCGCTGTTCTATTATATCATAGATGTACGGCAGTGGCGGCGGTGGAGCTATTTCTTTCAGGTCATCGGCCTCAACTCGATCACGATCTACATGCTCCAGCGGATCGTCCGGGTGAGCTACACCTCCGAGTTCTTCTTCGGAGGACTGGCATCGAAATTCTCGCCCGAGGTCGCCTCGGTGATCTTCTCGGCGGGTTACGTCACCGTCTGCTGGCTGTTATTGCGGTTCCTCGACCGGAAGAAAATATACCTCAAGGTCTGA
- a CDS encoding DUF3108 domain-containing protein — MKRFLTTILLLAAASPLAAQLYHPGEQLFYRVSYKAKMFPNTEVGAVEVKTTEESADGKTYYKVEGIGRTLPTYRWFFNLEDVYTVWIDTSELRPVRFVSDIREGDYTFQSYYTYVWPDSVVRTRWRSRQNPFQEKQMPLNAESMDAISLFFNLRSASAEDFHVGEPATLQMVLQDTVRHLHYRYLGRENKKIRNMGRFRTLKFECQLGTTEGYSFTDGTIFTIWISDDRNKIPLYIESPVKIGSINAYISGYKGLKYPVESLMK; from the coding sequence ATGAAACGCTTCCTGACCACCATACTCCTGCTCGCCGCAGCCTCGCCCCTCGCCGCGCAGCTCTACCATCCGGGCGAACAGCTCTTCTACCGCGTGAGCTACAAGGCCAAGATGTTCCCCAACACGGAGGTCGGCGCCGTGGAGGTCAAGACCACCGAGGAGAGCGCCGACGGCAAAACATACTACAAGGTCGAGGGCATCGGCCGTACACTGCCCACCTACCGCTGGTTCTTCAACCTCGAGGATGTCTACACGGTGTGGATCGATACTTCCGAGCTGCGCCCCGTGCGTTTCGTGAGCGACATCCGCGAGGGCGACTACACGTTCCAGAGCTATTACACCTATGTCTGGCCCGATTCGGTGGTCCGCACCCGCTGGCGCAGCCGCCAGAACCCATTTCAGGAGAAACAGATGCCGCTGAACGCCGAAAGCATGGACGCCATCTCGCTCTTCTTCAACCTGCGTTCGGCTTCGGCCGAGGATTTCCACGTCGGGGAGCCGGCCACGCTGCAAATGGTCCTGCAGGATACTGTCCGCCACCTCCATTACCGCTACCTCGGACGCGAGAACAAGAAGATCCGCAACATGGGCCGCTTCCGGACGCTGAAATTCGAATGCCAACTGGGAACGACCGAGGGGTATTCGTTCACCGACGGCACGATCTTCACGATCTGGATCTCCGACGACCGGAACAAAATCCCGCTTTACATCGAATCGCCGGTCAAGATCGGCAGCATCAACGCCTACATTTCGGGCTACAAAGGGCTTAAATATCCCGTCGAGAGCCTGATGAAATAA
- the recG gene encoding ATP-dependent DNA helicase RecG: MDILDNDIKFVAGVGDARAKLLERELGIRTLGAMLSHYPFRYIDRTRIYRISEITDAAGLSYVQFRARVTGMAYAGAGRKRRFTAFVQDPTGSAELVWFQGVKWIEKRIEVGREYLVFGRPSFYRGELSMAHPELETMEQALSRKAESGMQGIYPSTEKLGNVLGTKGMYQIICNAWALAKDRIADPMPEAVRTKYGLITLRDAIYNIHFPQSQELLRQAQYRLKFDELLGVQLNIQQRRTERLAKSNGFLFPKVGGVFHTFYNEKLPFPLTGAQKRVIKEIRQDTVTGFQMNRLLQGDVGSGKTLVALMTMLLAVDNGYQACMMAPTEILARQHFATICKMLDGMDVKTAVLTGSSKAKERRLALEGIASGEVDILIGTHALIEDRVQFANLGFVVIDEQHRFGVEQRARLWTKNEQPPHILVMTATPIPRTLAMTLYGDLDVSVIDELPPGRRPIKTFHYTDAARLKLFGFMRQEIAKGRQVYVVYPLIKESEAMDYKDLTDGYEAISRDFPLPQYVTAICHGKMKPADKEESMRQFKSGEAQILVATSVIEVGVDVPNATVMVIESAERFGLSQLHQLRGRVGRGGEQSYCILMSGEKLSRESRARLEAMCETNDGFRLAELDLKLRGSGDINGTLQSGMAFDLKIASPTTDVQILTVSREAAAEILAADPALAHPANRGLEALRRRYSGREEIDFSRIS; the protein is encoded by the coding sequence GTGGATATACTCGACAACGATATCAAATTCGTAGCGGGCGTCGGCGACGCCCGGGCCAAGCTCCTCGAACGGGAGCTGGGTATCCGCACGCTGGGCGCCATGCTCAGCCATTACCCTTTCCGTTACATCGACCGCACGCGCATCTACCGCATTTCGGAAATCACCGATGCGGCAGGTCTTTCCTATGTTCAGTTCCGGGCCCGCGTGACGGGCATGGCCTATGCCGGTGCAGGACGCAAGCGCCGCTTCACGGCCTTCGTCCAAGACCCCACGGGATCGGCCGAACTGGTGTGGTTTCAAGGCGTCAAGTGGATCGAGAAACGGATCGAAGTCGGACGCGAATACCTCGTCTTCGGGCGTCCGTCGTTCTACCGCGGGGAGCTGTCGATGGCCCATCCCGAGCTGGAGACCATGGAACAGGCCCTCTCGCGCAAGGCCGAGAGCGGCATGCAGGGCATCTACCCCTCGACCGAAAAGCTCGGCAACGTGCTGGGCACAAAGGGCATGTACCAGATCATCTGCAACGCATGGGCGCTGGCCAAAGACCGCATCGCAGACCCGATGCCTGAAGCCGTCCGCACCAAATACGGGCTTATTACGCTCCGCGACGCCATCTACAACATCCACTTCCCCCAGTCGCAGGAGTTGCTCCGGCAGGCCCAATACCGCCTGAAATTCGACGAACTGCTGGGCGTGCAGCTCAACATCCAGCAGCGCCGCACCGAGCGCCTCGCCAAAAGCAACGGGTTCCTTTTCCCGAAGGTCGGGGGCGTCTTCCATACTTTTTACAACGAAAAACTCCCGTTCCCGCTGACCGGGGCCCAGAAACGGGTCATCAAGGAGATCCGGCAGGACACCGTGACGGGATTCCAGATGAACCGCCTGCTGCAGGGCGACGTCGGCAGCGGCAAGACCCTCGTGGCGCTGATGACGATGCTGCTGGCCGTGGACAACGGCTATCAGGCCTGCATGATGGCCCCGACCGAAATTCTCGCCCGCCAGCATTTCGCCACCATCTGCAAGATGCTCGACGGCATGGATGTGAAAACGGCCGTCCTGACCGGATCGTCGAAGGCCAAGGAGCGCAGGCTCGCCCTCGAAGGCATCGCCTCGGGCGAGGTGGACATCCTGATCGGCACCCACGCGCTGATCGAGGACCGCGTGCAGTTCGCCAATCTGGGATTCGTCGTGATCGACGAACAGCACCGCTTCGGCGTGGAGCAGCGTGCGCGGCTCTGGACCAAGAACGAACAGCCGCCCCACATCCTCGTGATGACCGCCACGCCGATCCCCCGCACGCTGGCCATGACCCTGTACGGCGACCTCGACGTGTCGGTGATCGACGAACTGCCCCCGGGACGCCGTCCGATCAAGACGTTCCACTACACCGACGCGGCACGTCTGAAACTCTTCGGCTTCATGCGGCAGGAGATTGCCAAGGGCCGGCAGGTCTACGTCGTCTACCCGCTCATCAAGGAGTCCGAGGCGATGGACTACAAGGACCTCACGGACGGCTACGAAGCCATCTCGCGGGATTTCCCGCTGCCGCAGTACGTCACGGCGATTTGCCACGGCAAGATGAAGCCCGCCGACAAGGAGGAGTCGATGCGCCAGTTCAAATCGGGCGAAGCCCAGATTCTCGTGGCCACGTCGGTGATCGAGGTGGGCGTCGACGTGCCCAACGCCACGGTCATGGTCATCGAGTCGGCCGAACGTTTCGGACTCTCGCAGCTCCACCAGCTGCGCGGCCGCGTGGGCCGCGGCGGCGAACAGTCCTACTGCATCCTGATGTCGGGCGAGAAGCTCTCGCGCGAATCGCGGGCGCGGCTCGAAGCGATGTGCGAGACCAACGACGGCTTCCGGCTTGCGGAGCTCGACCTCAAACTGCGGGGCTCGGGCGACATCAACGGCACGCTGCAGAGCGGCATGGCATTTGATCTGAAGATCGCCAGCCCCACGACCGACGTGCAGATACTCACCGTCTCACGCGAGGCGGCGGCCGAGATTCTCGCCGCGGACCCCGCGCTGGCGCATCCCGCCAACCGGGGCCTCGAGGCGCTGAGGCGCCGCTACTCGGGACGCGAGGAGATCGATTTTTCACGCATCTCGTAA
- a CDS encoding polyprenyl synthetase family protein produces the protein MQSNEQILSAIENYLAQADFPAEPELLYAPIGYSLAGGGKRLRPMLLMLAYGTFADDLKQALPAAAAVEVFHNFTLLHDDIMDNAAVRRGKPSVYAKWGRNVAILSGDAMLIYAYRLLSTVPAELLPQVLTTFNNMALEVCEGQQYDMDFEQKPKVSVVEYMHMIELKTSVLLAGAVVIGAMLGGASDEDCRRLRRFAVELGLAFQLQDDLLDSYGDERLGKAIGGDILEGKKTYLMITAMSRADEASREVLRTAYRDPKLSDAEKIAAVKAVYDRLEVPRLTEQQISLRFERALSILDTLSVEPARTRRMRDYAMSLMGRKN, from the coding sequence ATGCAAAGCAACGAACAGATACTTTCCGCCATCGAGAATTACCTCGCACAGGCCGATTTTCCGGCCGAACCCGAATTGTTGTACGCGCCCATCGGCTATTCGCTGGCCGGAGGCGGCAAACGTCTGCGGCCGATGCTGCTGATGCTCGCCTACGGCACCTTCGCCGACGACCTGAAGCAGGCGCTGCCTGCGGCCGCGGCCGTCGAGGTGTTCCACAATTTCACGCTGCTGCACGACGACATCATGGACAACGCCGCCGTGCGGCGCGGCAAGCCCTCGGTCTATGCCAAATGGGGCCGGAACGTGGCTATCCTCTCGGGCGACGCCATGCTGATCTACGCCTACCGTCTGCTGAGCACCGTCCCGGCGGAACTGCTGCCGCAGGTGCTGACGACGTTCAACAACATGGCCCTCGAGGTGTGCGAGGGACAGCAGTACGACATGGATTTCGAGCAGAAACCCAAGGTCTCGGTGGTCGAATACATGCACATGATCGAGCTGAAGACCTCGGTGCTGCTGGCCGGGGCCGTGGTGATCGGCGCCATGCTGGGCGGCGCCTCCGACGAGGACTGCCGCCGCCTGCGCCGCTTCGCCGTCGAGCTGGGACTCGCTTTCCAGTTGCAGGACGACCTGCTGGACAGCTACGGCGACGAGCGGCTGGGCAAGGCCATCGGGGGCGACATCCTCGAAGGCAAGAAGACCTACCTGATGATTACGGCCATGAGCCGCGCGGACGAAGCGTCCCGCGAGGTACTCCGCACGGCCTACCGCGATCCGAAACTCAGCGACGCCGAAAAGATCGCCGCCGTGAAGGCGGTCTATGACCGGCTGGAGGTGCCGCGCCTCACCGAACAGCAGATATCGCTGCGCTTCGAGCGGGCGCTGTCGATCCTCGACACCCTCTCGGTGGAGCCCGCACGGACCCGACGGATGCGCGACTACGCCATGAGCCTGATGGGGCGGAAAAACTAA
- the ispG gene encoding (E)-4-hydroxy-3-methylbut-2-enyl-diphosphate synthase encodes MNLSEFIRRPACEVRIGGVAIGGQHPVAVQSMTNTDTNDTAASVAQIERIDRAGGHIVRLTAQGRREGENLENVVRQLRADGFSTAIVADIHFVPEVAAVAAKYVDKVRINPGNYRTQNGELESLIEQCRERGAALRIGVNHGSLAKRVFDEWGDTPQGMVVSAMEFLRVCRERDFDQVVVSMKSSNTRVMVAAYRLLVGAMDAEDMHYPIHLGVTEAGNGIEGRIKSAVGIGALMADGIGDTIRVSLTEAPENEIPVAQLLADHFSDRPGRFEVLHPERYSPTEYRRRSRVTVPVVHTEPLDGFRVIEAVSGNPTAELRAAILNLEVPDEPVVVRRRYEESSLETLAVKAAADLGPLLLDGLADGIWIDAPGFSDAEIREVELMILQAARTRFSRTEYIACPSCGRTLYDLEKTLADIKARTSHLKNLRIGVMGCIVNGPGEMADADYGYVGAGPGRITLYKGREVVERNIPQEEALDRLVELIKANGNWIEP; translated from the coding sequence ATGAATCTTTCGGAATTCATACGCCGCCCGGCGTGCGAGGTGCGCATCGGCGGGGTTGCGATCGGCGGGCAACACCCCGTCGCCGTGCAGTCGATGACCAATACCGACACCAACGACACCGCCGCCAGCGTGGCGCAGATCGAGCGTATCGACCGCGCCGGGGGGCACATCGTGCGCCTCACGGCACAGGGCCGCCGCGAGGGTGAAAACCTCGAAAACGTCGTCCGGCAGTTGCGTGCCGACGGGTTTTCAACGGCCATTGTCGCCGACATCCATTTCGTACCCGAGGTCGCGGCCGTCGCCGCGAAATACGTCGACAAGGTGCGCATCAACCCCGGCAACTACCGCACGCAGAACGGCGAACTGGAGTCGCTGATCGAACAGTGCCGCGAGCGGGGCGCCGCCCTGCGCATCGGCGTCAACCACGGGTCGCTCGCCAAGCGCGTTTTCGACGAGTGGGGCGATACGCCGCAGGGCATGGTTGTCTCGGCGATGGAATTTCTGCGGGTCTGCCGGGAGCGGGATTTCGATCAGGTGGTCGTTTCGATGAAGTCGTCGAACACCCGCGTGATGGTCGCCGCCTACCGTCTTCTGGTCGGGGCGATGGATGCCGAGGATATGCACTACCCGATCCATCTGGGCGTCACCGAGGCCGGGAACGGCATCGAAGGGCGCATCAAGAGCGCCGTGGGCATCGGGGCCCTGATGGCCGACGGCATCGGCGACACGATCCGCGTGTCGCTCACCGAGGCTCCCGAGAACGAGATTCCCGTGGCACAACTGCTTGCAGACCATTTCTCCGACCGTCCGGGCCGCTTCGAGGTGCTGCATCCCGAACGCTATTCGCCGACCGAATACCGTCGTCGTTCGCGCGTGACGGTGCCCGTCGTGCACACCGAGCCGCTGGACGGGTTCCGCGTGATCGAAGCCGTGTCGGGCAATCCGACGGCCGAACTGCGCGCCGCGATCCTGAACCTCGAGGTTCCCGACGAACCGGTCGTGGTCAGACGTCGCTATGAAGAATCCTCGCTGGAGACGCTCGCCGTGAAAGCCGCCGCCGACTTGGGGCCGCTGCTGCTCGACGGATTGGCCGACGGCATTTGGATCGATGCCCCGGGCTTTTCGGACGCGGAGATCCGCGAGGTCGAACTGATGATTCTGCAGGCCGCGCGCACGCGGTTCTCACGCACCGAGTATATCGCCTGTCCGAGTTGCGGCCGCACGCTTTACGACCTTGAAAAGACCCTCGCCGACATCAAGGCCCGCACGTCGCACCTGAAAAACCTCCGCATCGGTGTCATGGGCTGTATTGTCAACGGTCCCGGCGAGATGGCCGACGCCGACTACGGCTATGTGGGCGCCGGCCCGGGCCGCATCACCCTCTACAAGGGGCGCGAGGTCGTCGAACGCAACATCCCGCAGGAGGAGGCCCTCGACCGGCTGGTCGAACTGATAAAAGCCAACGGGAATTGGATCGAGCCATGA
- a CDS encoding WbqC family protein yields MTILPLAYLPSVEYFTHLLRGGCVVDLGEHFVKRSERNRARILATDGVMDLTVHVRNANRPRQPMRDVRLDYSKRWQHQHWGALVASYKSSPYFDFYAERFEPFYRREWEFLVDYNLSLLDTLCSLAKVPMPALSESYVDAAPDDLDLRPKHKEGPAFVAEPYFQVFSERMPFCPNLSFADLLFAEGPASVSVLARCRQE; encoded by the coding sequence ATGACCATCCTTCCCCTCGCATACCTCCCCTCGGTGGAGTATTTCACGCACCTCCTGCGCGGCGGCTGCGTCGTGGACCTCGGCGAGCACTTCGTGAAGCGCTCCGAGCGCAACCGTGCGCGGATACTGGCCACCGACGGGGTGATGGACCTCACCGTCCACGTCCGCAACGCCAACCGCCCCCGCCAGCCGATGCGCGACGTGCGCCTCGATTACTCCAAACGCTGGCAGCACCAGCATTGGGGCGCATTGGTGGCTTCCTACAAGTCGTCGCCCTATTTCGACTTCTACGCCGAACGTTTCGAACCCTTTTACCGCCGGGAGTGGGAATTTCTGGTCGATTACAACCTCTCCCTGCTCGACACGCTGTGTTCGCTGGCGAAGGTCCCGATGCCGGCGCTCTCCGAAAGTTATGTCGACGCCGCCCCGGACGACCTCGACCTGCGGCCCAAACACAAAGAGGGCCCGGCGTTCGTTGCCGAGCCCTATTTTCAGGTCTTCTCCGAGCGGATGCCCTTCTGCCCTAATTTGTCGTTTGCGGACCTGCTGTTCGCCGAAGGACCGGCGTCCGTTTCGGTTTTAGCACGTTGCCGACAAGAATAG
- a CDS encoding ROK family protein, translating into MKKLAIGVDIGGINTAFGLVDENGDLYAESVISTRKYPHVDDYPAYVEELCDAMRALAQSLSFEYELAGIGIGAPNANYHKGTIENPANLWKFKPEDPNPDEARRVFPLGSDISKRFGGVKTIVTNDANAATIGEMIYGNAKGMRDFVMITLGTGLGSGFVANGEMIYGHDGFAGEFGHVIVERDGRECGCGRKGCLETYVSATGIKRTAFELMAKMNAPSKLRSIAFEDFDASMISAAAEQGDPIALEAFRFTGEMLGRALADVVTVTSPEAIFLFGGLSKAGKLLFEPTQWFMEENMLFVFKNKVKLLPSGIQGKNAAILGASALIWQEAAK; encoded by the coding sequence ATGAAAAAACTCGCTATCGGTGTGGACATCGGCGGCATCAACACCGCGTTCGGACTCGTTGACGAAAACGGCGACCTCTATGCCGAATCGGTCATCTCGACCCGCAAATATCCCCATGTAGACGACTATCCGGCTTATGTGGAGGAGCTCTGCGACGCCATGCGCGCATTGGCGCAGAGCCTTTCGTTCGAATACGAGCTGGCCGGCATCGGCATCGGCGCCCCCAACGCCAATTATCACAAGGGCACGATCGAAAACCCCGCGAACCTCTGGAAATTCAAACCCGAGGACCCCAATCCCGACGAGGCGCGCCGCGTCTTTCCGCTGGGAAGCGACATTTCGAAACGCTTCGGCGGTGTGAAGACGATCGTCACCAACGACGCCAACGCCGCTACGATCGGCGAGATGATCTACGGCAATGCCAAGGGCATGCGTGATTTCGTGATGATAACCCTCGGCACGGGCCTCGGATCGGGGTTCGTCGCCAACGGCGAGATGATCTACGGCCACGACGGCTTTGCCGGGGAGTTCGGTCATGTGATCGTCGAGCGCGACGGCCGCGAGTGCGGCTGCGGGCGCAAGGGCTGTCTGGAGACCTATGTCTCGGCGACGGGCATCAAGCGCACGGCGTTCGAACTGATGGCCAAGATGAATGCCCCCAGCAAGCTGCGGAGCATTGCGTTCGAGGATTTCGACGCTTCGATGATCTCGGCCGCTGCCGAGCAGGGCGACCCCATCGCACTGGAGGCGTTCCGCTTCACGGGCGAGATGCTGGGCCGCGCACTGGCCGACGTGGTGACGGTGACGTCGCCCGAGGCGATTTTCCTCTTCGGAGGTCTTTCGAAGGCCGGCAAACTGCTCTTCGAGCCCACGCAGTGGTTCATGGAGGAGAACATGCTCTTCGTTTTCAAGAACAAGGTGAAACTGCTTCCGAGCGGTATTCAGGGAAAGAATGCCGCCATCCTCGGCGCCTCGGCGCTGATCTGGCAGGAAGCTGCGAAATAG
- a CDS encoding SGNH/GDSL hydrolase family protein — protein MKRLLLLSVALLTVWAAAAQVRFVDATELNLIGKALPTPHPYHRIDTVAYKGFTKGENQQVRCGAGLALVFKTNSSRIDLLPEYTSFVYNGASTPRVASEGFDLYIRKDGEWVYAFSRAPRKRGEAFTLIKGMDDSEKECLLYLPNYNELTSLQVGVDTDAKIVPMENPFRHKIVIFGSSFTHGVSTSRAGMSYPMQIARNTGLYFCSIACSGNCKLQPYFADYLADVKDADAMVFDAFSNPNAEMIAERLIPFIARIRESLPTTPLIFVQTIYRESRNFDLQSDKNEAAKQAMARQQMAEAMKRFDNVYFIDKADLTGADHVTSADGTHPSDLGYWRWAQNLQPELLKVLKKHGIR, from the coding sequence ATGAAACGTCTTCTTTTACTCTCCGTCGCATTGCTGACGGTCTGGGCGGCGGCCGCGCAGGTGCGGTTCGTCGACGCCACCGAACTGAATCTGATCGGCAAGGCCCTGCCTACGCCGCACCCTTACCACCGGATCGACACGGTCGCCTACAAGGGTTTCACCAAGGGCGAGAACCAGCAGGTCCGCTGCGGAGCGGGTCTGGCGCTGGTGTTCAAGACCAACTCGTCGCGCATCGACCTGCTGCCCGAGTACACCTCGTTCGTCTATAACGGCGCCAGCACCCCGCGGGTGGCTTCGGAGGGCTTCGACCTCTACATCCGCAAGGACGGCGAGTGGGTGTACGCCTTTTCGCGCGCTCCCCGCAAACGCGGTGAGGCGTTCACGCTGATCAAGGGGATGGACGATTCCGAAAAGGAGTGTCTGCTCTACCTCCCCAACTACAACGAACTGACCTCGCTGCAGGTCGGCGTGGATACGGATGCGAAGATCGTACCGATGGAAAATCCCTTCCGCCACAAGATCGTGATCTTCGGTTCGAGCTTCACGCACGGCGTCAGCACCAGCCGCGCCGGCATGAGCTACCCGATGCAGATCGCCCGCAACACGGGGCTTTACTTTTGCAGCATCGCCTGCAGCGGCAACTGCAAGCTCCAGCCCTATTTCGCCGATTACCTCGCCGATGTGAAGGATGCCGACGCGATGGTCTTCGACGCCTTTTCGAATCCCAATGCCGAGATGATCGCCGAGCGGCTGATCCCCTTCATCGCGCGTATCCGGGAGTCGCTGCCCACGACGCCGCTGATCTTCGTGCAGACGATCTACCGCGAGAGCCGCAACTTCGATCTCCAATCGGACAAGAACGAGGCCGCCAAGCAGGCGATGGCCCGGCAGCAGATGGCCGAGGCGATGAAACGCTTCGACAACGTCTACTTCATCGACAAGGCCGACCTCACGGGTGCGGACCACGTCACTTCGGCCGACGGCACGCATCCCTCGGATTTGGGTTACTGGCGCTGGGCGCAGAACCTGCAGCCCGAGTTGCTGAAGGTCCTGAAGAAACACGGCATCCGCTGA
- a CDS encoding peptidase U32 family protein, with amino-acid sequence MKRSDIEIMAPVGSYESLAAAIGAGADAVYFGVGKLNMRSASAANFTLDDLEKIVATARKAGVKSYLTVNTVVYEDEIAEVHAVIDRAKAAGVDAVIASDLAAILYARQIGQEVHISTQCNISNSEAVRFFAQWADTVVLARELTLEQVAGIHRRIVADDIRGPRGELVEIEMFAHGALCMSVSGKCYLSLYETNCSANRGACRQLCRRKYTVTDKETGAQLDIDGRYVLSPKDLCTVDFLDKMIGAGVRVLKIEGRARGAEYVKRVVECYDEALRAIEAGSYTPALAEGLKERLRTVFNRGFWEGYYAGRPVVEHSPAYGSSATQRKVYVGKVVNFYKKLSVAEVAVEAAPLAVGEPIFFLGATTGVAEQTLEELHGPDGSPVDSVAQGELCAIRTPGVIRRGDQLYKFIPADNAGTR; translated from the coding sequence ATGAAACGCTCGGACATCGAAATAATGGCCCCGGTGGGGTCGTATGAATCGCTTGCGGCCGCCATCGGGGCCGGAGCCGACGCCGTCTACTTCGGGGTCGGGAAACTCAACATGCGCTCGGCCTCGGCAGCCAACTTCACGCTCGACGACCTCGAAAAGATCGTCGCCACGGCCCGCAAAGCCGGGGTGAAGAGCTATCTGACGGTCAACACGGTCGTCTACGAGGACGAGATAGCCGAGGTCCACGCCGTGATCGACCGCGCCAAGGCCGCAGGGGTCGACGCCGTGATCGCCTCCGATCTGGCGGCTATCCTCTACGCCCGGCAGATCGGGCAGGAGGTCCACATCTCCACCCAGTGCAACATTTCGAACTCCGAGGCGGTGCGGTTCTTCGCCCAGTGGGCCGACACGGTGGTGCTGGCGCGCGAGCTGACGCTGGAGCAGGTGGCCGGGATACACCGCAGGATCGTTGCGGACGACATCCGCGGCCCGCGGGGCGAACTGGTCGAGATCGAGATGTTCGCCCACGGCGCCCTGTGCATGTCCGTTTCGGGCAAGTGCTACCTCTCGCTCTACGAGACCAACTGCTCGGCCAACCGCGGCGCCTGCCGCCAGTTGTGCCGCCGCAAATACACCGTCACGGACAAGGAGACCGGGGCGCAACTGGACATCGACGGCCGCTACGTCCTCTCGCCCAAAGACCTCTGCACGGTCGATTTCCTCGACAAAATGATCGGCGCGGGAGTCCGGGTGCTGAAGATCGAAGGACGCGCCCGCGGTGCGGAGTATGTGAAACGCGTGGTCGAATGTTACGACGAGGCGCTCCGGGCCATCGAAGCCGGGAGCTACACCCCCGCTCTGGCCGAAGGGCTGAAAGAGCGGCTCCGGACGGTCTTCAACCGCGGATTCTGGGAGGGTTACTATGCCGGGCGTCCCGTCGTGGAGCACAGCCCGGCCTACGGATCGTCGGCCACCCAACGCAAAGTGTATGTGGGGAAAGTGGTGAATTTCTACAAAAAACTCTCCGTTGCGGAAGTCGCGGTCGAGGCGGCGCCCCTCGCCGTCGGAGAACCGATCTTCTTTCTCGGGGCCACGACCGGCGTCGCCGAGCAGACGCTCGAAGAACTGCACGGACCCGACGGTTCGCCCGTGGATTCCGTCGCGCAGGGCGAACTCTGCGCCATCCGCACGCCCGGGGTGATCCGCCGCGGGGACCAGCTCTACAAATTCATTCCGGCAGACAACGCCGGAACCCGATAA